The sequence CTTCCACCTACTCGATCCAGAATCCTGATTCGAGCATAAACGGATGGTTGCGTATAGGGGACTACGAACCAGAGAATCGTAGCTGCGAGCACAGCGAGTAAGATGGCAACCACACCTGCCTGAAACCATCTTCTCTTTAAAGCCTGCAGCAATATCCAGACATTTACTTTTTTGGAGTTACGCTTGAGTTTGCTGTTTTGGAAAGTACTATTTCCGTTAACAGATTGAACTGTAGTTATCGGCGATGTATTGGATGTGTTGGCCATAAGATGCTATCTCACTTCCTGATGATTACTTCATGACTACTTCGATACAGTCACAATTAAGTCCATCAACGTCTGCCAATCAATCTTTTTCTGGTTGCCTGTATGCTGGCTGCACCAGCATGTTTGTGCGTTGAAACATCCTGCACTGGAACCAGTTTTCGCAGCAACCATATTTCCAGTGCGAGGAAACCCAACGCAACTGGCATCATAAGCCAGCCAGCCCAGTCGTGAAATATCTTTTCCGCAGCTTCTTCACCAAACCATTCCTGTGCAATTCCAGTCGCGGTTATCCTTAGAATGTTGACAATGATTGCTATGGGAATGGCACTCAGAATGATTATAACCGTATCAAGAATAGGTGGTCGATAAATAACTACCATCGCAGCAGCCAACGCAAAGAAGATCAGCAACATGCTCAAGCCACTGCAGGCTTCCATGACGCCGATACGTGATTGAGAAAGAAAAATCACATTTCCTTCTGCCACCGCAGGTATTCCGGAAGCTTGTATCAGAAAAAGACTGCCAATAGTAGCTATCCGCTGAAGTGGATATGCTAAACCGGTTTCCACGCTGTGGGGTAATGGAATCATGAAGATCAGGAACATAACTGCTGGCAATGCCCACCACATAATCGACCATCCACCGAACAGCCAGAACAATCCTGCTATTACTATCATTAACGAAATACCATCTATCCAGTCCTGATTGATAAACCCGCAGGCAACATGTATCAGCATTCCTAAAATAACTAGTATCAGCCCGCGCGGATCCAATGTTGCAGTGATTTTTTCAAGACGATCTCTTCGCAAGTATAAGATAACCAAGGAGAAAAAGGGAACGAGATACCCTTGGGAATACTGGGGATCGTTCCACCACTTATAGGCCATGGCGGTCAATGTCGTCCAGTAACTCCAGATCAGTGCTGTTAGAAATAATACTGCAAGCAATGCAATCGCAGTCCTGGACAAGTCCTGCTTCACATTTAAACTGCTTGCTTCAACATTTTTGGGTAACACGTGCGCGCACTCCGTGACCGTGGGGTGACCTGCCCCCTTTTAAGTACCACCTTTTTTGCCTTCCTGGCATCATGTAATTCCTTGCAAATTCTACTGAGTCTTATCACTCAGTTTTGCATTGATCGTTAGCCCAATCGTACATTTGGAGTAACTGCTCCGATCATCCAGGACTCAATCTGCACAGAAACTCCACGCTGCAGCATGCGAACTTCCACGACGAACATTTCCTTATTGTTCTTACGAATGATTTTACCGGTCATTCCCTGCAATGAACCGTGCAGTATTTCCACCGTTTGCCCCGGCATTAACTGTTTTTCCGGTGTCATTACTTCACCAGACTGGATGAGTCGATGTACTGCATGGAGATCATGATGCAGTGACACTTGATCGATCACCGGTATACAGGCTATGATCATGTTCGTCTTCAGTGACTGGACTCGATCCTCATCACTACCATGAATAAAAACATATCCGGGAAACAATGGTAAATACGATTTCAGAACTCGATTCTTTCGTAGGGTTCTGAATTCATGAATTGGGAGAAAGAAATCCTTGCCTTGCTGATTCAACTTCCTCGCAAGCGATTTTTCTGCCCGTGGCTTGGTATACAATACCCACCAGCCTCGACTGGAATCGACCTTCTCGGAAATATCGGTGAAAAGGCTATCCTTAGACAGATAAGGTTCTAACTGCAATCGAGGCATTGTTGTCTCTCAATGATGCTACGTCTGTGTGTTGCGCAGGCCTCAAGCAGTCACCCGTCTTAAAATATCGTAACTTACGACTGAAAAACACTTTAAGGCTATACTGTGCATTGGGGGTGCCCATCACGATGTTAATCTGGTTGGCAGAGATGGGCGATCTCTTATAAATCCTATGGTAACAAACAATTGCGACAATTCAAGCATTACCTGCTGTAATTGACATGATTTACTTGAACTTGAATCATGCGAAACTCATGGATTTGCAATTATTTTGCAAATAGGTGGTCGAGGCAGTAAGTTATACCAGAATTTCGCGGTTCGTATCAAGGCTTTAAGGTGACGTAATTGCGATCTAATGAATGCCCCAGAACCATACTTAGTTTCGATGTTGAAGAACATTTTCGGATCGAAGCTGCATCGCATTTAGACTGCAGTCCAAGTGTCAAGAACGTTTATCGTCAGCGTGCTGAAAATGCAACGAGATCATTGCTTGAACTACTTAACGAAGCGAATGCACCAGCAACCTTTTTCATTGTTGGAGAGTTGGCCAAGTCTTCTCCAGGGTTAATCAGAGAAATTCATCAGGCAGGTCATGAAATCGCATCTCATGGATGGGATCATCAATCTGTATTGAAGCTGAATCCAGCTGCCTTTCGATCCGATATTCAACAATCCAAAGACTCTCTCGAGCAGATTATCGGCTCACCAATTTATGGCTATCGTGCTCCGACTTTCAGCATTGTACCCCGAACAGCCTGGGCAATCGATGCACTAGTCGAAGCTGGATTTCAATATGATTCATCTATTTTCCCAGTGAGCCATGATCGTTATGGAGTACCTCACGCTCCAACAGTTCCCTTCTGGTGTTCAGGCCAGGATTCGACATGTAAATTACTGGAAATACCACCACTAACTTTACGTACACCCTTGAAAAATCTTCCTGTAGCAGGAGGAGGGTATTTCAGGCTGTTCCCGTTATCAATCATGCAAACTGGACTATTCCTGAATCGATATCATGAACCTTCTGTATCGATGCTTTATTTTCACCCATGGGAGTTTGATCCGGGACAAGTCAGGTTACCTTTGCCATGTCTGAGTCGTTGGCGTACTTATGCCGGCATACACCGTTCTACTGCGAGATTGCGACACTTGATTCGAACCATTTCACCATCGTCATTTTGCAGAGCTGTGGATGTTGCTGGCGAGTTAAAGTCGACTCAACTCATTCATTTCAAACTTAGCGCTTGAGTGAAATTGAATTAACTCTATTTCTCTGGTTTGAATTTGTGTTTGAGTTCCTGCTTGATTAATATCGCGTGACCGTTTCATGCAAATTCAAAACAACACGCATCAGTTGCATCCATGCAGCCAGTTCTCGCTTGTCAATTCGATCATCATGAGAAGCCAAACCCACCGAAGTCAGTTTTTCAGCTTCTTTTGATTTGTCAGCATAGTGACTGCGTTGCATAGCAATCATGTTTTTCATCGCATCCAATTCAGCAGGTTTGGGATTTCGGGCCAACACTCTGTTGAAAGTGAAGCGAATTCTCTGAATATCGTCTTTGGAGCTATGCCAGATCGTTTGAGCCAGTATTCGTGCAGCTTCAACAAAACTTGGATCATTCAACAGGGTCAGTGCCTGCTGAGGCGTATTAGATTGAACTCTATTGGCAGTACATTCCTCCCGAGAAGGAGCGTCGAAATTCGACATCATAGGCTGAAGAAACATACGTTGCCAATGGGTATAGAGCCCTCGCCGATACTGGCGATCATCGCGAGAGGCGACGTAGTTTCGGTCAGGAAACTGAAGCAACGCATAATATCCTTCAGGCTGGTAAGGAAATACACTTGGCCCACCCAGTTCTTTGTTCAATAGACCGGAGACTGCGAGTGCCTGATCGCGAATAAATTCTGCTTCCAGCCGCCTTGGGTTCTGGAACGAAAGTAATCGATTCTGCGGATCAATTTCCTTGCTTTCTCCTCGTGTGACTGCAGATTGACGATACGTGC is a genomic window of Planctomycetia bacterium containing:
- a CDS encoding exosortase/archaeosortase family protein, with the translated sequence MLPKNVEASSLNVKQDLSRTAIALLAVLFLTALIWSYWTTLTAMAYKWWNDPQYSQGYLVPFFSLVILYLRRDRLEKITATLDPRGLILVILGMLIHVACGFINQDWIDGISLMIVIAGLFWLFGGWSIMWWALPAVMFLIFMIPLPHSVETGLAYPLQRIATIGSLFLIQASGIPAVAEGNVIFLSQSRIGVMEACSGLSMLLIFFALAAAMVVIYRPPILDTVIIILSAIPIAIIVNILRITATGIAQEWFGEEAAEKIFHDWAGWLMMPVALGFLALEIWLLRKLVPVQDVSTHKHAGAASIQATRKRLIGRR
- a CDS encoding UpxY family transcription antiterminator; translation: MPRLQLEPYLSKDSLFTDISEKVDSSRGWWVLYTKPRAEKSLARKLNQQGKDFFLPIHEFRTLRKNRVLKSYLPLFPGYVFIHGSDEDRVQSLKTNMIIACIPVIDQVSLHHDLHAVHRLIQSGEVMTPEKQLMPGQTVEILHGSLQGMTGKIIRKNNKEMFVVEVRMLQRGVSVQIESWMIGAVTPNVRLG
- a CDS encoding polysaccharide deacetylase family protein — translated: MLSFDVEEHFRIEAASHLDCSPSVKNVYRQRAENATRSLLELLNEANAPATFFIVGELAKSSPGLIREIHQAGHEIASHGWDHQSVLKLNPAAFRSDIQQSKDSLEQIIGSPIYGYRAPTFSIVPRTAWAIDALVEAGFQYDSSIFPVSHDRYGVPHAPTVPFWCSGQDSTCKLLEIPPLTLRTPLKNLPVAGGGYFRLFPLSIMQTGLFLNRYHEPSVSMLYFHPWEFDPGQVRLPLPCLSRWRTYAGIHRSTARLRHLIRTISPSSFCRAVDVAGELKSTQLIHFKLSA